The Streptomyces uncialis genomic interval GGAAACTGCCGGCGGGTACGGAGGTGGTGTCCTGGTCGCGCAGTTCCACCCCGGCCTGGTCGACGGCCTCGCGGACGGTCGCCGCGTTGGTGCGGATGACGCGTTCCCGGCCGTCGGCGAGGATCGTGACGGTCCGCTCGGTGCGCACGGCGAGGGCGAGTCCGGCGCGGTCGATGCGGCGGGAGCGCGAGGTGGACAGGAACGCGCCCTCCGCGCGGACGCCGAGCTGGTCGAGGGCGCCCGAGACGGTGTCGGCCGTGGTCCAGAACTCGCGCAGCTGTCCGTCGATGGTGAGCCGGACGGGCCGTCCGTAGTGGACGGTGATCTCGTCGCCGTGGGCGAGGGCGGCGGTGGGCGCGGGGGCGACGACGTCCCGGGTGCCGACCCTGACGCCCTCCTCGGCGAGGAGCTCCGCCACGTCGTCGGCGAAGGTGTGCAGGGTCCGGGGGCGGCCGTCGACGGTGAGCTCGACCGTCTTGTCGTCGGCGCAGTACGCGGCGGTGCCGCCCGCGAGGAACGCGACGACGAGGGCCTGCGGGAGCAGGCGGCGGCGCCGCGCGGCCTCGGAGGGGTCGGCGGGGCGGCGGCGCGAGCGGCGGGCGGACCGGCCGGGTCCGGTGGCGAGCGGGTCGGCGGGCGGGGCGGCGGGGGTCCATCCGGCCGCGCTGCCGGTCCCCGGTCCGTGTCCCGGCCCCGGTCCCGGGGCGGCGGGGGCGGCCGGGGGTGCGGGGGTCGCGGGGGTCGCGGGGTACGGCGCGGGGTGGTGGGCGGGCCCCACGCCGTAGGGCAGGGTCGGCGGGTCCTGGTAAGGGAGGCCCGCGGCGAGGGTGGGCGCCCCGTGCCAGGTGAAGGGCTCGTACGCGTCCTGCGCGTCGGACGCGTCGTCGCGCGGCGCTTCGTGCGGGGCTCGGCTCACTGCGGCTCCAGCGGGTGGCTTCCGGGGCGGGGCCCACAGAACCTAACCGAGCCGCCGTCACTCTCCAACGCGCCACCACTACCCAGGGTTATCGTTGCTGCCCATGGGTCCGGGTCAGTACCCGAAAGCGCGAGCCGTGTTCGCGGCGACGGCGGTCGCGAGGGTGTCCTCGTGCACGCCCTTGACCTCCGCCATCGCGCGGAGCGTGACCGGGATCAGATACGGGGCGTTCGGCCGGCCGCGGTAGGGGGCCGGGGTGAGGAACGGGGCGTCGGTCTCCACCAGGACCAGCTCCGGCGGGGCCACGGCGAGCGCGTCGCGCAGGGGCTGGGCGTTCTTGAACGTGACGTTCCCGGCGAACGACATGAACCAGCCGTGCCGGGCGCACACCTCGGCCATCTCCGCGTCACCGGAGTAGCAGTGGAAGACGGTGCGCTCCGGGGCGCCCTCCTCCTTCAGCACGCGCAGCACGTCGTCGTGGGCGTCGCGGTCGTGGATGACGAGCGCCTTGCCGTGGCGCTTGGCGATCTCGATGTGCGCGCGGAACGAGCGCTCCTGGGCGGCCCTGCCCTCCGGGCCGGTGCGGAAGTGGTCCAGGCCGGTCTCGCCGACGCCCTTCACCTGCGGCAGGGCGGCGAGCCGGTCGATCTCGGCCAGCG includes:
- a CDS encoding ubiquitin-like domain-containing protein; its protein translation is MSRAPHEAPRDDASDAQDAYEPFTWHGAPTLAAGLPYQDPPTLPYGVGPAHHPAPYPATPATPAPPAAPAAPGPGPGHGPGTGSAAGWTPAAPPADPLATGPGRSARRSRRRPADPSEAARRRRLLPQALVVAFLAGGTAAYCADDKTVELTVDGRPRTLHTFADDVAELLAEEGVRVGTRDVVAPAPTAALAHGDEITVHYGRPVRLTIDGQLREFWTTADTVSGALDQLGVRAEGAFLSTSRSRRIDRAGLALAVRTERTVTILADGRERVIRTNAATVREAVDQAGVELRDQDTTSVPAGSFPRDGQTVTVLRITDGRETRDRSLPFTTRTVSDPDLLTGTTVVDDPGRAGLRRTTYAVRTVNGVRQRPRKLGSEVLRAPRQRVVRTGTKPRPVAARGTDRLDWSALAACESGGRAGAVDPSGTYGGLYQFDTQTWRSLGGTGRPQDAPPAEQTRRAKKLYIARGASPWPHCGTRL
- a CDS encoding TatD family hydrolase: MPENNKDTPPPPPPRLSVEVADSHTHLDMQHAPVEEILAKAASVGVTTVVQVGCDLAGSRWAADTAAAHPSVHATVALHPNEAPRIVLGDPDGWSRQGARTPGGDTALDDALAEIDRLAALPQVKGVGETGLDHFRTGPEGRAAQERSFRAHIEIAKRHGKALVIHDRDAHDDVLRVLKEEGAPERTVFHCYSGDAEMAEVCARHGWFMSFAGNVTFKNAQPLRDALAVAPPELVLVETDAPFLTPAPYRGRPNAPYLIPVTLRAMAEVKGVHEDTLATAVAANTARAFGY